In one window of Acipenser ruthenus chromosome 34, fAciRut3.2 maternal haplotype, whole genome shotgun sequence DNA:
- the LOC117965568 gene encoding uncharacterized protein LOC117965568 isoform X1: MQGSVSLVWVVCLGLGAPCWAVPVGKWQGVRGDHPQLALEEDVNILMYGVLQFSSGLREMYRGTSSKFTQIFHSLDAFERTLGLLGKSVREAKDAGGELESSVLQLQREEMQLKSQSTEINQQFKSLLYDQLVLQNKVTSLEKTLSSLEGTKLQTQPENVSQLKEQSLKQYKTLQKLMHSVQSQRKQMEQQQLQLSQLLKKGDS; encoded by the exons ATGCAGGGGTCTGTCTCGCTAGTCTGGGTGGTCTGTTTGGGGCTGGGTGCTCCGTGCTGGGCGGTGCCCGTAGGAAAGTGGCAGGGTGTCAGAGGGGACCACCCCCAGCTGGCGTTGGAGGAGGACGTGAACATCCTGATGTACGGGGTGCTGCAGTTCAGTTCAGGTCTGCGCGAAATGTACCGCGGCACCTCCAGCAAGTTCACACAGATCTTCCACAGCCTGGACGCGTTCGAGAGGACCCTGGGGCTGCTGGGAAAGAGCGTGCGAGAGGCAAAGGACGCGGGGGGAGAGCTGGAGAGCAGCGTGCTGCAGCTACAG CGAGAGGAGATGCAGCTGAAGAGCCAGTCCACAGAGATTAACCAGCAGTTCAAGAGCCTGCTGTACGATCAGCTGGTCCTGCAGAACAAAGTGACCAGTCTGGAGAAAACCCTGAGCAGCCTGGAGGGGACCAAACTACAAACACAGCCCGAGAACGTCTCTCAACTCAAG GAACAAAGCCTGAAACAGTACAAAACTCTGCAGAAGCTGATGCATTCAGTGCAGAGTCAGAGGAAGCAGATGGAACAACAACAGCTACAGCTCTCACAGCTGTTGAAAAAG GGTGACTCTTGA
- the LOC117965568 gene encoding uncharacterized protein LOC117965568 isoform X2: MQGSVSLVWVVCLGLGAPCWAVPVGKWQGVRGDHPQLALEEDVNILMYGVLQFSSGLREMYRGTSSKFTQIFHSLDAFERTLGLLGKSVREAKDAGGELESSVLQLQREEMQLKSQSTEINQQFKSLLYDQLVLQNKVTSLEKTLSSLEGTKLQTQPENVSQLKGDS; the protein is encoded by the exons ATGCAGGGGTCTGTCTCGCTAGTCTGGGTGGTCTGTTTGGGGCTGGGTGCTCCGTGCTGGGCGGTGCCCGTAGGAAAGTGGCAGGGTGTCAGAGGGGACCACCCCCAGCTGGCGTTGGAGGAGGACGTGAACATCCTGATGTACGGGGTGCTGCAGTTCAGTTCAGGTCTGCGCGAAATGTACCGCGGCACCTCCAGCAAGTTCACACAGATCTTCCACAGCCTGGACGCGTTCGAGAGGACCCTGGGGCTGCTGGGAAAGAGCGTGCGAGAGGCAAAGGACGCGGGGGGAGAGCTGGAGAGCAGCGTGCTGCAGCTACAG CGAGAGGAGATGCAGCTGAAGAGCCAGTCCACAGAGATTAACCAGCAGTTCAAGAGCCTGCTGTACGATCAGCTGGTCCTGCAGAACAAAGTGACCAGTCTGGAGAAAACCCTGAGCAGCCTGGAGGGGACCAAACTACAAACACAGCCCGAGAACGTCTCTCAACTCAAG GGTGACTCTTGA